Part of the Natronobacterium gregoryi SP2 genome, GCCAAGCGAGCTACCCTCAAGCAATCAAGCGCTCGAGCCTACGAGTACCCCATCAAACACTTCGTACAGTTCCTCGAGACGGAAGCCGTCGAATCCATGCAAGAAGTAGACGGCTACCTCATCGAACAGTGGAAACTCGACCGCCAGAAAGACGATCTCGCACCCGCCACCTTCCGCAACAACGTCAAGAAAATCAAGACGTTCATCAACTGGTGCGAAGCCTCGAGCCTCGTAACGCTCGGACTCGCTGACTCGATCGACGTGCCAACGATCTCCGAAGACGACGAAGCCAGTCACGAACACATCACCTTCCAACGAGCGCAAAAGGTACTCAACTACCTCGATACGTACCGCTATGCCTCGAGAGAACACGCATTGTTCTACACGCTGTGGGAAACCGGCTGCCGGATCTCGGGCGCTGTCGCTCTCGATGTAGGTGACTTAGATCAGACAAAGCGCAAGCTCGAGTTCGTTGATCGGAAAGAAGAGGGAACGGCACTCAAGAATGGGCGGAAGGGCGTGCGGAACGTGACGCTCTCCGAAGACCTGATCCACGTCCTCACCGACTACATCGAAGTCAACCGTCACGATGTACGAGACGACTTCAACCGGCGTCCGCTTTTCACAACACCACACAAGCGCCTCGAGCGCCAGAGGGCGTACAAAAATATCGTCGGTTACACGCGCCCCTGCCATCCGTTCTAGTTTAGCAGATCGGGGTATCCAGAAACGCCAAGCTAGAATCGTCAGTAACTAGGAATGTGAGAATCCGGTGGAGAGTGTGTACAACCCACCGGACTCAGTAGTTGTGAATCGAATTCAAAGAGCGTTTCCATCTGATGAGTTGCGCGAGCGTGCTCGCGCAACGAATCTCATCCAGCGAGAGCGGAAACTCGACGTCGTCGGCCTGTTTTACACGCTTTCACTCGGCTTCGCTGCCGGATCTGATCGATCCATTCAGGCGTTTCTCGAACGCTACGTCGAGATGGCTGACTGTGACGAACTCTCGTATGCAACGTTTCACGGCTGGTTCAAACCGGGATTCGTTGCACTCCTTCGAGAGATTCTCGATGACGCCATCGAGAATCTCGATACGGGCCAAACCGAGCTTACCGGACGTCTCAAACGATTTCGAGACGTCCTCATCGTCGATGCTACGGTCATCTCGCTCTACCAAGACGCCAGAGACGTCTATGCACTCGATGACGACCGAGCCGGGGCGAAACTTCACCTCACCGAATCGCTCTCGACGGGGCTTCCGACACGATTCCAGACAACCGACGCAACCACCCACGAACGGAGCCAGCTACCCACCGGTGAGTGGGTAGCTGGCGCCCTCATCCTGTTCGATCTCGGCTACTACGATTTTTGGCTGTTCGACCGCATTGACGCCAATGACGGCTGGTTCGTCTCCCGTGTCAAAGATAACGCTGACTTCGAAATCGTCGAAGAACTCCGGACGTGGCGCGGGAACAGCATTCCGCTGGGGGGGCAGTCGCTGCAGGCCGTCTTGGACGACCTGCAGCGACAGGAAATCGACGTACAGATCACGCTCTCGTTCGACCGCAAACGAGGGTCGGGCGCCAGCGCGACCCGAACCTTCCGATTAGTCGGCGTTCGCAACGACGACAGCGGCGAGTATCATCTGTACCTGACGAATCTGGACAGAGACGACTACCGCGCGCCCGATATCGCACAGCTCTATCGGGCGCGCTGGGAGATCGAACTGCTGTTCAAAGAACTGAAATCGCGGTTTGGCCTTGACGAGATCAACACGACCGACGCCTACATCATCGAGGCGCTGATCATCATGGCAGCACTCTCGTTGCTGATGAGCCGAGTTATTGTCGACGAACTCCAGAAACTGGACGCAAAACAGCGAGACTGCGCCGACGACGCCGAGGCGTCGTCGACGCGCCTCCCTCGACGACGCTGTTCACACGCCGTCGAACGGCACGCGCACCTGATCCAGTTGTACCTGATGCTTGATCTGGGGTACGAACTACCAGACCTTGATTCGGTGTTGCTGTGGTCGTCACGAGATCCAAATCCACATCGTCCGAGGTTACGTGAACAGGTAGAGTCAGGCGAGTTCTGGTAGAAAACTCGCCTGACGAGACGGTCTGGATCGCCCGGCCTGATCAGCGACGGCTTTGGAACGGCGGCGCACTCACGACCGCGAGTGCGCCGCCTTCGACGGGAGAGATGGTCGAACAGTAGCTGGTCTGCCGGAACAGCAGTGATCTCGGTGTGATTGTGGTCAGACTCGACGTAATTTCGGCGTGATCTTCGTCTCAGTCGGTCACTAAGCTAGAACGGATGGCTAGAACGGATGCCCCGGACGCGTGTGTGCCGGCAAATCGGTACAATAATCCGTATCAGACGTTCGAACCAGCGATACAAGACTGGTTTTTTATAAGCACCACGACCACGTACCAGGCATGCAGACCCACATCGTCCCGGTCGGCTTCGACTACGACCGGTTGATCGCGCCGCTGGTCCGCGATCAGATCGACGTCGACAGCGTCATCCTGCTCGAAGGAGCCGTCGGCAGCGAGGCCAACGTCGAGTACTCTCGACACCTCTCGGAGAAACTCGAGACGGACTTCCAGAACCTGCTCGGGGCCGAGACGGAACGGTTCGTCCTGGAAGATGTCTACGACTACGACGAGGCGTTCGAGCAGGCCTACAGCCTCATCACCGCCGAACTCGAGGACGGCAACGAGGTCTGGGTTAACGTCGCCGCGATGCCCCGCACGGTCAGTTTCGCCTTCGCAACGGCGGCAAACTCTCTGATGGTCGAACGCGAGGAAGACCGCAACGCGATCCATACCTACTACACGGCACCCGAAAAGTACCTCGAGACGGAACTCGCCGAAGAGTTGCGAAAAGGAATCGGCCTGCTCTCCGACCTCCAGGAAGGCGAGATCGACGACGACAGGGTCGGTCGTCGCCTCGAGAGTGCCCGGGACCTGCTGGCGGAGTTCGACGAGCGTGGATCGACGATCGGTGCCAAAGAAATCGGCGGCAGCCACATCGTCGAACTTCCCGTCACTTCGTTCTCGAACGTCAAACCGTTCGAGGAACTCATCCTGTTCAAACTCGGCGAGGACGGCGAGTTCGACTCCGTCTCCGAACTGGCGGCGTCGCTGGCTCGCGAACTCAACGAAGAGTACACCGACAGCTTCCGCTCGAAGGTGATCTACAACGTCGACCGACTCGGACCCGGCGGCAAGGGATACATCGAGCGCGAAGAACACGGCAAGTCCTACCGGACTCGACTTTCCCGGATCGGTGAGTTGTGGGTTCGAGCCCACTCGGACCAGGCCGAAGACGTTCTCGAGGAGTAGTGACGCACGCGCAGTCCGCTGCCGTGACCGCGAGGAGTCCCCGACAGCCCACGACCGGAGCCCCACCCGCGAGACGTAGACCCGAACGTCGACGACCGACTCCCAAACCCCGAGACGTGGACCCGAGCGGCCGTCTTCGACGCGGCCGTCGTAACTGGCGAACTCGAAACCGACGACCTCGGCTCCTGGGCCGTCACCTGCATCGAACAGGACGAGAGCACGACCGCAGTATCCGAAACCGTCGTAGCGTTCGAGTAACGAGTAACGGTCAGTCCAATTCGCCGCGAACGACCGCCCGGACCACGTCAGTCGCCCGCTTTACCGCCGCACCGCTCTCGACGAACAGCAGCGTCCGTGGCGGCTGGCTCGCTTTTAGGCGGGTTCGCAACTCGAGTCTCTCGGCCTCTTCGACTGCACGTTCCTGGCTGGTCTCGAGCTCGACTCGAGCACGATCCTCGTGTGCGAACACACGAGCGATGCGCGTGACATCGCCGTCCGACGCCAGTTCCACGTCGTAAACTCGGTCGCCGTCTACGGTCGGCTCGACGTCGGTGTCGGCGTTCGTTACGGCGACCGACTCGAGCGTGCCGTCGTCGCGGCCGTCAAGTTCCGAGGAGAGCAACTGGGCGATTCGTTTCCCGTCCGTGATCCGTTCGTCGACCATGTTCTCTCTCGACAGTCACGACAGTAACTCTCTTCGGGTCGTCGTGCAGGCTTTGGACTGGTTTCTGTCAGACGGTTTGCTGTCAGTCAGTGCCGGCGCGACCGCGAACTCCTGGGGTCGCGCCGGGACATCGGGACAGCAGTCCGTATTAGTCGTTGCCGGTGCATCCGTGACCCGAAGCGGTTGCACTGGAGGGTCGGTACAGCACCCGTATCAGTCACTCCGTTTCGAGTGCGTCGTTTGCGATCGGTGCGAGGTCCGAGACGTCGATCCCTTCGCGGCGCGCGTAGACGACCGCGGCCGCCTCGATCGTCAGTCCAAGCTCTTCTTGGAGACCATTGATCGCGCCGACTGCCTCGTGTTTCTCCATTCCTTCGGCGACCAGCGCGTCCAGCACGCGTTCGAATGCGGAGCGTTCGCGGAGAATCTCCTCGTCGGGGACGAACTCCTCCGGGACCGTCATCTCGGAGTGGTCGAAGGTCGCGACGAGGTCGTCGCCCTCCCGCTCGAGCAGTCCCTCCTGGGTGGCGACGTCGATCAGGCGTTTGGCCTGGTCTGGCGAGAACCAGTCACGATCCAGCGAGAGCGCAACGACGAACTCACCTTCCTCGAGGCAGTCTGTCCCGTGCTGGCTGAAGGGTGCGGCGACGGCGACGCGAAGACTCATCGAAAACGACTCGCTGGAGCGAGAAAATAACGGTGGCGATTACGCGCTAATCCGAGACACGACCGCCGCTTTCGCTGTTGCGGTCGGCTCGAGACGGCGGCGGGAACTCGGTCGCCGCCGTCGGCTCGGGTTCGGGCGGATCGGGGAGTACACAGCGGACAGGCTCGCCTTCGAGGTGGTCGTATCGACCCGGTTCGTTTGCGAGTGGATGCGCTGGATTCTGGTCGCTGTCGATGCGTGCCGCCCGGATTTCTTCGAATCCACTGAGGCGGGCGCGAATCCCTCGCCAGTGGTTGCGAGTGGCCGCCGGAACCGAGAGCGGCTGGGGTGGCTTCCAGTCGGGGTGGGCGGTGGCGAGGACGGCGTTGTTGACGTTGCTCGCGAGTGCGTCATGGTCGACGAGCAGGCCGACGCGGGCGTCTCGAGGCGCACGCGCCGCGAGGACGTCGAGGCCGAGGTGAAGTGCTCGGTACTCGGCGACGTTGTTGTCCGGCGGCGTATCCGCGGTCGCGATGCGTGCGACGCGGGTGCCGTCACGCGTTTCGATAACGGCCCCCAGACCGCCACCCGACTCCCGGAATGACCCGTCGGTGGCGACGTAGAAGTCGCGGTGGTGAGTCCGGGGAGGATGGGCGATATGCGGCGTGGGCGACTCGTCGAACAGGTCCCGCAATGCGGACCGGCCGTGAGCGGCCATGGTTCCACTACGCTGCCAAGACGATTTAAACCTTCGGCGGAATTGCGCGGTCGTGTTCAGTTTGTAGCATCGGTCTTGCGTAGGAGATTGTTGATGGCGAGAGCTGCGACTGAGAGTCGAAGAGAGAAGGGGCGCGTCAGCGGTGCCCGATATGTTTCCTGTGAGCCGATTCGTGTCGGAATCGGCTCAGCGGACCTGCTGCAACAGGTTCGCTGGCGTGATGGTGTTGAGTGTCCTCGCTGCCGTTCTGGTCTGACGGTCAGAAACGGCAGCTATCCCATCGTTCGCCTGTTCGGTGGCCAGATCGAGCGACTCACGACTAGCCAGCAACGACAGCAACGCCGCGTACAACAGAATTTCGACGACATGCTCCTTCGTCGTATCGAGCTCATCCAGTTCGTACCGCGTCTTCAATTCCCGGAAAAGTAACTCCACCAATTGCGCGGATGAGAAGCAGTACTTTCGGTGTGGGCGGTACAAAGGGCCAACGGCCGTTTCGGACTCTGTAACCGCAAGTCGAGGGGATGTGCGATTCTGGCAGGGAGTCGGCGGTAGTTACGGTCAGCCGTGAACAACGGCAGCGTTCGGAGAACATCGGCGGGACCCACATCCAGAACGCGACGCTGGGAACGATACCCACCGTTTCCTTACGGCACGTCACCTGACAGATGGCTGCGGTGGCATACGCCATCATGAACGACCGATTTCCAGTCGGGAGTCGGGTCGGTTCGAATCGATACAGATCGACGCGGTCGTCGGCCCGAACCGATTCCACGCGACAATATCGGACTACTCTAGACCGACACCGTTCGCCCCAGTCACTTCTCGGTCACCTCGTGGCCTCGTGACGTATCAACTCTGTGGTCTGTAGCTGGGGCGTACTCAACAGGAGGCTGCCCGTACGGTAATCCCACTATGTCGTAGTCCAAAAGTACACTATTCGTATCTTTCGTTCCTAACTATCAATAACGTATACGCTCTTCTGTAGGAGATTGTTGATACTGCTCAGCTGTCGCTGTAGAATCGAAGAGAGCAAGGACACCGCGTCAGCGGTGTCCGTTAGGCATGATCCCGCTAGATGTGTTTGGGTCGGAATCGGTCGCAGCGGACCTGTTAGAGCAGGTTCGCTGGCGTAACGGTGTTACTTGCCCTCGCTGCCGTTCTGACCTGACGGTCAAGAACGGTAGCTATGGGCACTTTCAGCGCTATCTCTGTAAGAATTGCGACCGCACGTTCAACGACAAGACCGGCACAATCTTCGCCCATTCGAAAGTCGCACTCAGAAAGTGGCTGTTCTCGATTTACGCGTTTCTCCGGTTTAACACGAGTCTTCGTCAACTTCAGATAGAGATCGACGTCCAGTACAAAACGATCTATCAGCGCGTCGAGCGCTTCACGAAGGCGCTTGATGCACCTTCGCTTGACCTTGTCGGACCGGTCGAAATCGATGAAGTCTACGTTTCTGCAGGGCTGAAAGGCCGCGAGCGCGACCAAGAGTCGCGCTCGCGTGGCCTGTCCACGCGTGGGCGAGGAACGTACGAGCAGGACAAACCGCCGGTGTTCACGATCGTCGATCGTGGCACCGGCGACCGATACGTGATCCCAGCGAAATCAGCCGACGAATCGACGATTCGGCTCCTTCTCGAAAACCGTCAGAAGGAGCCACTGACCGTCTACACTGACGGATTTCGTGCCTACGATCCACTGGCCGAGGACGACGCATTCGACCGCGAATACGTCGTCCACGGCGACGGCGAATACGCCAACGAAAACGTACACGTCAACACCTGCGAGAGCCACGGATCGCTGCTGCGACCGTGGCTCTCGCCTCATCGAGGCATCTCAAAAGACAAGCTCACACAGTATCTCCGAGCGTTCCAACTTCGACGAAAGCTACTGCGGAAACCAGGGAGAGAAGCGCTCAAACACGCTATCAAAGCGACGCTATGAGATCAACAAAGTGCTACACAAGAGCGTAACGTATATTATCGCTCTCCCTTTCACGGAAGTTGTATGACTGATGATACCAAATCACAGGTAAGTCGTCGCTCGATTCTCCGGTACACAGGTGCCGCAGCCGTCGCGGGAGTCGCCTCGACCGGAACTGTGAGCGGTCGGTTGCAAGAACTGGACGACGTGACGTTCACGCTGTCCGAGTTTCCGGACACGATCGATCCGCTCGATCACATCACCGGCGACTACTTCGACGTGTACGATCACGTCTACGAGCCGCTCTTCGAGTTCGAACCGGAGGTGGGTGTCACCCCCTGGGTCGCCGAAGAGTGGGAACCCCAGGGCGACGGGACGACCCGCGTCGAGTTGCGGGACGACGTCGTCTTCCACAACGGCGACGAACTGACGGCCGAAGACGTCGCCTGGACGATCGACCGGACGGTCGATCCCGACATCGGCGTCGCGAGCCCGATCGGTACCTTCGGCCTGGGCTCGATCGAGGGTGCGGAGGCAGTCGACGAGTACGTCCTCGAGATCAGCTACGGGGCCTCCCCGGGACTCGCGGAGTTCGAGTTCGGGAACTACACCCGTGCGATCAACCGCGACTGGGCGATCGAGAACCACGACGCCGACGAGCCGGGCGAGGCTATCTCGGGCGCTGCTCCTGAGGACTTCAACGGCACCGGGCCCTACGAGGTCGTCGAGTTTACACCCGGCGAGGAGATCGTCGTCGAGCGATTCGACGACTACTGGGGCGAGGACGTTCCCTTCGAGCGGATCACGTTCAACGCGGCGAGCGAAGCCGCCAGTCGGGTGGCGGCGGTCGAAACCGGGGAGAGTGAGCTAGCGATAAATATCCTGCCGGAAGACGTTCCGATCGTCGAAGAGACACCGGACGCCGAGATCCGGAACGTGACGAGCTTCCGGAGCATCTTCCTGCCGATGAAGAACACGGTCGAACCCTTCGACAGCCAGGAGTTCCGGCAGGCGATGAACTACGCCGTCGACAACGAGGAGATCGTCGACACGATTCTCGCCGGCTTCGGCGAACCCCGCGGGCAGCCGGTGTCACCCGGCGTCTTCGGCTTCAACCCAGACATCGAGCCCTACGAGCAGGATATCGGCACGGCCGAGAGCCTGGTCGAAGAGAGCGGCTACGGTGGCGTCGAGATCGAACTCTACGTGCCGTCCGGGCGCTACCTCAACGACGCGGCAATCGGCGAGACGGCCGGCGACATGATCGACCAACTCGACAACGTCGACTGTAACGTAAACGTCGTCGACTTCGGCGTCGTCTCCGACGCGAACCAGGCCGGCGTCGATCCCGACGAGATCGACATTCACTTCTACATGATCGGCTGGGGCGTCATCACCGGCGACACCGACTACGGCGTCTCCGGGTTCTTTACGATCCCGGACAACCCGAACCGGACGTTCGACGACGAGGAACTCAGCGATGCGATCCTCGAGAGCCAGCAGATCGAGGACCCCGACGAGCGCGAGGAGGCGTTACAGGAGGTCAACGAGTTGGCCCACGGGAAGGCACCGTTCGTCTTCCTGCACACCCAGGAGAGTATCTATGGCGTCGACCAGTCGATCCAGTGGGAGCCCCGCGAGGACGAGACGATCTACGCCTGGGAGATGGAGACGTGAGCGTGGCGCTATCGCGTTCGTCGTTTGGCCCCCGGGTCGACGACTCCATCCACTACGCGTAAAAAACGTGCCACGATCGATCCAAACACCGACAAGAGCGATTCGAGACGTGGGGAGACCGATCACCGACCGAGCGGCCGAATCGAGGGGGTGACGACCCGGAGTGTCTCTTGCAAAGTTCCTCACACGACGGATTCTCCAGGGCGTCTTCGTCCTCTGGGGTGTCGTCACGATCCTGTTCGGCCTGCGAGCGATATCGCCGGGCGATCCAGTGACCCTGATGCTCGAGGAGGGTGCCACCCAGGACCTCATCGAACACGTACGGGAACAGGAAGGGCTCGACGAGCCGATCTACGTCCAGTATCTCGACTACCTCCAGGGGCTGTTCGTCGGTGACTTCGGCTACTCCTGGCAGTCGAGTCGGGAAGTCGAGACGATGGTCATCGAGCGTATTCCTGCGACGGTCGAGCTGGCGGTGGCAGCGACGATCGTCGCGATCGTCATCGCAATCCCGCTGGGCGTGATTTCGGCGACCAGACGCAACCAGCCGTCGGACTACGGTGCGACGCTGTTCTCGCTGCTCGGAATCAGTACACCAAACTTCTGGCTCGGACTGATGCTGATCCTGGTGCTTGGAGTTTGGGTCGGACTCTTTCCGACCGGTCGCCGCGCCGTCAGCTTTCACGAAGCCGTCTACGCGCTGGTGGCGACCGGTTCGATCTCGGAACTCGGTCTCTGGTTGCGGTACATCACGCTGCCGGCGCTCACGCTCGGGACGTACTTTACGGCGCTGATCACGCGTCTCACGCGAAGCGGGATGATCGACGAGCTCGGGAAGCCCTACGTCACCGCGACGCGGGCGAAAGGGTTGCCGGACGTTCTCGTCAGGTACAAGCACGTACTTCGGAACACGATGATCCCGATCATCACCGTCCTCGGACTCCAGATGGGGACGCTGATGGGCGGTGCCGTCATCACCGAGACGGTCTTCAACTGGCCCGGCCTCGGCCTCCGGCTGGTCGACGCGTTGCACGCTCGCGACTGGCCGCTGATGCAGGGGATCATCCTGTTCATCGCCGCCGCGTTCGTCGTAATCAACATCGTCGTCGACGGGCTCTACGCGTCTCTGAACCCACGGGTGAGAGAAGAATGATCTCGGACCGAACCAGGTCGAACCTGACGGAGACGTTCACCGAGAGTTTGCTTCCGAAGCTCGGACTGCTCTTGCTGGTAAGCATGGTTGTTATGGCCATCTTCGCGCCGGTGTTGGCCACGCACGATCCGACCCGAACCGGCTACTACACCGAGGAAGGAACGGAGTATCCGCCGATCGGTTACGAGTACTCCACGACGGTCGCCCAGGAGGGCGAGTTCGGCGAAGTAACCGTCGAATCGTCGTCCGAACACGTCCTCGGGACGAACAACGTCGGGCAAGATGTCTACTCCCGATTCGTCTACGGCGCACGCGTCTCGATACTGGTCGGCCTGCTGGCGACCGCGTTGGCGTTGCTGATCGGCGTCCCGATCGGACTCGTGTCGGGGTACTACGGCGGCCGAATCGACGACGGGTTGATGCGGATCGCGGACGTAATGCTGGCGTTTCCGGCGCTCGTCCTCGCGCTGGCGTTGATCGGCGTGTTCGGCACGTCACCCGTATTCGTCCCCGATCCGGTCGTCCAGGCTGGGCTCGCCGACGGGATGCCGGAGCAGATTCCGATTCCAGGATCGGTCACCGTCGTCGGGGCGCTGGTGATCTGGGTGTGGTTCGCCCGGGTCGCCCGCGGCGAGGCGCTGTCGCTTCGCAACCAGGAGTACGTCAAGGCGAGCAAGAGCTTCGGAATGAGTGACACCCAGATCCTGCTCAAACACGTGCTGCCGAATAGCCTTACGCCGATCATCGTGCTGGCGACGATTCAGGTGGCAGTGATCATCCTGCTCGAGGCGTCGCTTGCGTATCTCGGCTTCTCCGGAACGACCCTGTCGTGGGGGTACGAGATCGAGCGCGGCCAGGACGTGTTGCGGACGCGTCCTTGGGTGTCGATCGTGCCCGGGATCGGGATCATGCTGGCCGTGATCGGCGTCAACCTGCTGGGTGACTGGTTTCGCGACGCGCTCGATCCGAACATCGAAGGAGGTGAGCGAGGTGCCTGACGCGAGCGAGGACGTCCTCCGCGTCGAGGACCTCTCGACTCAGTTTTTCACCGCCGAGGGACAGGTCAACGCCGTCCACGGGATCGACGTCCGACTCGAGCGCGGCGAGGTGTTCGGTATCGTCGGCGAGTCGGGGTCGGGCAAGTCCGTCACCGCCCGGTCGATCATGGACCTGATCGAGCCGCCGGGTGAGATCACCGACGGCGAGATCTGGTACCGCAACGAGGAGTTCGCGGAAGCCGTCGTCGAGGACCGACCGGAAGCCGTCGACGGGACCGCGGTCGAACTCCGGTCGGTGGCGGCGTCGACCCGCGAGGCACTGCGTGGACGTTCGTTCAGCATGATCTTCCAGGACCCCGAAAGCAGCTTCAACCCGAGTCTCACGGTCGGCGAACAGGTAGCCGAGGCCGTCGAAGTCCAGCGCCGGGCCAGCGCGCGACCGCGGTCGGGACGCGCCCGGACACGGCGACCGGAGTACTCGTTCGGCTCGTACGCCATCTCGATGGCCCTCCCCTCGAGTGAGTACGTGACCGGCGAGAGCCGCGAGCGGGCGATCGAACTGCTCGAACTGGTCGGCATCCCCGACCCGGCCGAGCGGGCCGACGAGTATCCCCACGAGTATTCGGGCGGGATGCTCCAGCGGGCGATGATCGCCCAGGCGCTTGCCGGCGAACCCGACGTGCTCGTCGCCGACGAGCCGACGACGGCACTGGACGTGACCATCCAGGCACAGATCCTCGACCTGCTCGAGGATCTCCAGCGAGAGACTGGGATGACGGTCCTGCTTATCACGCACAACCTCGGTGTCATCGCGCGCATGTGCGACCGGGTCGGCGTGATGTACGCCGGCGAGATCGTCGAGCGCGGGACCCTCGAAGATGTCTTCGATCGCCCCGTCCACCCGTACACGAAGGGGTTGCTCGACAGCATTCCGGCCGTCGAGGATTCGGGCGGGCGACTCCAGCCCATTCCCGGCAACGTGCCGAGTCTGCTCGATCACGAGATGGGGGATCGCTGTTACTTCGCCGACCGCTGTCCGAAAGCCATGGAAGAGTGCCTGAA contains:
- a CDS encoding tyrosine-type recombinase/integrase; amino-acid sequence: MTERHVHPRKARRDFLKAKRATLKQSSARAYEYPIKHFVQFLETEAVESMQEVDGYLIEQWKLDRQKDDLAPATFRNNVKKIKTFINWCEASSLVTLGLADSIDVPTISEDDEASHEHITFQRAQKVLNYLDTYRYASREHALFYTLWETGCRISGAVALDVGDLDQTKRKLEFVDRKEEGTALKNGRKGVRNVTLSEDLIHVLTDYIEVNRHDVRDDFNRRPLFTTPHKRLERQRAYKNIVGYTRPCHPF
- a CDS encoding IS4 family transposase; this encodes MESVYNPPDSVVVNRIQRAFPSDELRERARATNLIQRERKLDVVGLFYTLSLGFAAGSDRSIQAFLERYVEMADCDELSYATFHGWFKPGFVALLREILDDAIENLDTGQTELTGRLKRFRDVLIVDATVISLYQDARDVYALDDDRAGAKLHLTESLSTGLPTRFQTTDATTHERSQLPTGEWVAGALILFDLGYYDFWLFDRIDANDGWFVSRVKDNADFEIVEELRTWRGNSIPLGGQSLQAVLDDLQRQEIDVQITLSFDRKRGSGASATRTFRLVGVRNDDSGEYHLYLTNLDRDDYRAPDIAQLYRARWEIELLFKELKSRFGLDEINTTDAYIIEALIIMAALSLLMSRVIVDELQKLDAKQRDCADDAEASSTRLPRRRCSHAVERHAHLIQLYLMLDLGYELPDLDSVLLWSSRDPNPHRPRLREQVESGEFW
- a CDS encoding HFX_2341 family transcriptional regulator — translated: MQTHIVPVGFDYDRLIAPLVRDQIDVDSVILLEGAVGSEANVEYSRHLSEKLETDFQNLLGAETERFVLEDVYDYDEAFEQAYSLITAELEDGNEVWVNVAAMPRTVSFAFATAANSLMVEREEDRNAIHTYYTAPEKYLETELAEELRKGIGLLSDLQEGEIDDDRVGRRLESARDLLAEFDERGSTIGAKEIGGSHIVELPVTSFSNVKPFEELILFKLGEDGEFDSVSELAASLARELNEEYTDSFRSKVIYNVDRLGPGGKGYIEREEHGKSYRTRLSRIGELWVRAHSDQAEDVLEE
- a CDS encoding DUF2240 family protein, whose protein sequence is MSLRVAVAAPFSQHGTDCLEEGEFVVALSLDRDWFSPDQAKRLIDVATQEGLLEREGDDLVATFDHSEMTVPEEFVPDEEILRERSAFERVLDALVAEGMEKHEAVGAINGLQEELGLTIEAAAVVYARREGIDVSDLAPIANDALETE
- a CDS encoding ribonuclease H family protein; the encoded protein is MAAHGRSALRDLFDESPTPHIAHPPRTHHRDFYVATDGSFRESGGGLGAVIETRDGTRVARIATADTPPDNNVAEYRALHLGLDVLAARAPRDARVGLLVDHDALASNVNNAVLATAHPDWKPPQPLSVPAATRNHWRGIRARLSGFEEIRAARIDSDQNPAHPLANEPGRYDHLEGEPVRCVLPDPPEPEPTAATEFPPPSRADRNSESGGRVSD
- a CDS encoding IS1595 family transposase, which codes for MIPLDVFGSESVAADLLEQVRWRNGVTCPRCRSDLTVKNGSYGHFQRYLCKNCDRTFNDKTGTIFAHSKVALRKWLFSIYAFLRFNTSLRQLQIEIDVQYKTIYQRVERFTKALDAPSLDLVGPVEIDEVYVSAGLKGRERDQESRSRGLSTRGRGTYEQDKPPVFTIVDRGTGDRYVIPAKSADESTIRLLLENRQKEPLTVYTDGFRAYDPLAEDDAFDREYVVHGDGEYANENVHVNTCESHGSLLRPWLSPHRGISKDKLTQYLRAFQLRRKLLRKPGREALKHAIKATL
- a CDS encoding ABC transporter substrate-binding protein yields the protein MTDDTKSQVSRRSILRYTGAAAVAGVASTGTVSGRLQELDDVTFTLSEFPDTIDPLDHITGDYFDVYDHVYEPLFEFEPEVGVTPWVAEEWEPQGDGTTRVELRDDVVFHNGDELTAEDVAWTIDRTVDPDIGVASPIGTFGLGSIEGAEAVDEYVLEISYGASPGLAEFEFGNYTRAINRDWAIENHDADEPGEAISGAAPEDFNGTGPYEVVEFTPGEEIVVERFDDYWGEDVPFERITFNAASEAASRVAAVETGESELAINILPEDVPIVEETPDAEIRNVTSFRSIFLPMKNTVEPFDSQEFRQAMNYAVDNEEIVDTILAGFGEPRGQPVSPGVFGFNPDIEPYEQDIGTAESLVEESGYGGVEIELYVPSGRYLNDAAIGETAGDMIDQLDNVDCNVNVVDFGVVSDANQAGVDPDEIDIHFYMIGWGVITGDTDYGVSGFFTIPDNPNRTFDDEELSDAILESQQIEDPDEREEALQEVNELAHGKAPFVFLHTQESIYGVDQSIQWEPREDETIYAWEMET
- a CDS encoding ABC transporter permease, producing MSLAKFLTRRILQGVFVLWGVVTILFGLRAISPGDPVTLMLEEGATQDLIEHVREQEGLDEPIYVQYLDYLQGLFVGDFGYSWQSSREVETMVIERIPATVELAVAATIVAIVIAIPLGVISATRRNQPSDYGATLFSLLGISTPNFWLGLMLILVLGVWVGLFPTGRRAVSFHEAVYALVATGSISELGLWLRYITLPALTLGTYFTALITRLTRSGMIDELGKPYVTATRAKGLPDVLVRYKHVLRNTMIPIITVLGLQMGTLMGGAVITETVFNWPGLGLRLVDALHARDWPLMQGIILFIAAAFVVINIVVDGLYASLNPRVREE
- a CDS encoding ABC transporter permease, which produces MISDRTRSNLTETFTESLLPKLGLLLLVSMVVMAIFAPVLATHDPTRTGYYTEEGTEYPPIGYEYSTTVAQEGEFGEVTVESSSEHVLGTNNVGQDVYSRFVYGARVSILVGLLATALALLIGVPIGLVSGYYGGRIDDGLMRIADVMLAFPALVLALALIGVFGTSPVFVPDPVVQAGLADGMPEQIPIPGSVTVVGALVIWVWFARVARGEALSLRNQEYVKASKSFGMSDTQILLKHVLPNSLTPIIVLATIQVAVIILLEASLAYLGFSGTTLSWGYEIERGQDVLRTRPWVSIVPGIGIMLAVIGVNLLGDWFRDALDPNIEGGERGA
- a CDS encoding ABC transporter ATP-binding protein encodes the protein MSEVPDASEDVLRVEDLSTQFFTAEGQVNAVHGIDVRLERGEVFGIVGESGSGKSVTARSIMDLIEPPGEITDGEIWYRNEEFAEAVVEDRPEAVDGTAVELRSVAASTREALRGRSFSMIFQDPESSFNPSLTVGEQVAEAVEVQRRASARPRSGRARTRRPEYSFGSYAISMALPSSEYVTGESRERAIELLELVGIPDPAERADEYPHEYSGGMLQRAMIAQALAGEPDVLVADEPTTALDVTIQAQILDLLEDLQRETGMTVLLITHNLGVIARMCDRVGVMYAGEIVERGTLEDVFDRPVHPYTKGLLDSIPAVEDSGGRLQPIPGNVPSLLDHEMGDRCYFADRCPKAMEECLNHPPEFDVAGSDDHATKCYLAEVEYTESRALSKDYFADEAGSETWERSVADTEEEPHRAGPGTGREAESAPSRDGSGPPGGESE